From bacterium, the proteins below share one genomic window:
- a CDS encoding arginine--tRNA ligase, whose product MFLKEEVRKIIKEALLRAIKEQKLPECKLPEIIIETPKISSHGNLSSNIAFILAKSIGEDVVKIAKIIVENIKDKEVIEKTEVAGRGFVNIFISKDRLGKTLGCIEEAGEEYGFSSLGKDKKVLIEYVSANPTGPLHVGHGRGAVIGDVLANVFEATGYLVEKEYYINNVGKQAELLGRCLEVAYKKFLGDSIEPPVDGYKGEYIKELAEKLVKKGGIRYKDWGVDFFSRFAIREILDDIIKVLFSFRVKFNRFFSENTLYESGEVNECISLLKEKGYTYEKDGAVWFKSSAFNDDKDRVLVRENQVFTYFAGDIAYHKDKLLRGYERMINIIGADHHGYVPRIESACSLIGYKPGMLRYLLYQLVNLVRDGRQVSMSTRSGEYVTLEEVINEVGTDAARFFFLMRNSDAQLDFDLELAKKKSDDNPVYYVQYAHARICSILQQAEEKNIREYLVSKVNLSLLLLPEELGMIFKLSILPDEIFNITNNLEPHHLTNYLIDLAAMFHSYYAKHRVISEDSELTLARLCLCKAIMLAMRSVFKILAIQAPAKM is encoded by the coding sequence ATGTTTCTTAAAGAAGAAGTTAGAAAAATTATCAAGGAAGCTCTCTTGAGAGCTATAAAAGAGCAAAAGCTTCCTGAATGTAAATTGCCTGAAATAATTATAGAAACCCCTAAGATTAGTTCTCATGGAAATCTTTCTTCTAATATAGCTTTTATTTTAGCTAAAAGCATAGGGGAAGATGTGGTTAAGATCGCTAAGATTATTGTAGAAAATATAAAAGATAAAGAGGTGATTGAAAAAACTGAGGTAGCAGGAAGAGGTTTTGTTAACATATTTATTAGTAAAGATCGTTTGGGCAAAACATTAGGATGCATTGAAGAAGCAGGTGAAGAATATGGTTTTAGTAGTCTTGGAAAAGATAAGAAAGTATTAATAGAATATGTCAGCGCTAATCCTACTGGTCCTTTACATGTAGGTCACGGAAGAGGAGCGGTAATTGGTGATGTTTTAGCTAATGTCTTTGAGGCGACTGGATATTTGGTGGAAAAAGAATATTATATTAACAATGTAGGAAAACAAGCTGAATTATTAGGGAGATGTCTCGAAGTTGCTTATAAAAAGTTTTTAGGTGATTCTATAGAACCTCCGGTAGATGGTTATAAAGGGGAGTATATTAAAGAATTAGCTGAAAAATTAGTAAAAAAAGGAGGCATTAGGTATAAAGACTGGGGAGTTGATTTTTTTTCTAGATTTGCGATTAGAGAAATATTAGATGATATTATAAAAGTACTTTTTTCTTTTCGGGTAAAATTTAATCGTTTTTTCAGCGAAAATACTCTTTATGAATCAGGTGAGGTGAATGAGTGTATCAGTCTTTTAAAAGAAAAAGGTTATACTTATGAAAAAGATGGGGCGGTTTGGTTTAAGAGTAGTGCTTTTAACGATGATAAGGATCGAGTTTTAGTTAGAGAAAATCAGGTATTTACTTACTTTGCAGGAGATATAGCTTATCATAAAGATAAGCTTTTAAGAGGATATGAGAGGATGATAAATATCATAGGAGCTGATCATCATGGATATGTACCAAGGATAGAGTCTGCCTGTTCTTTAATTGGGTATAAACCAGGGATGTTGAGGTATTTATTATATCAATTAGTAAATTTGGTGCGGGATGGTCGTCAAGTTTCTATGTCCACAAGATCTGGTGAATATGTAACTTTAGAAGAAGTAATAAATGAAGTAGGCACAGATGCAGCTAGATTTTTCTTTTTAATGCGGAATAGCGATGCTCAGTTAGACTTTGACTTAGAATTAGCTAAAAAGAAATCAGATGATAATCCTGTTTACTATGTTCAGTATGCCCATGCTCGTATATGTAGCATTCTTCAACAAGCAGAAGAAAAGAATATTCGGGAATACTTAGTCTCAAAGGTTAATTTAAGTCTTTTACTTCTTCCCGAAGAATTAGGTATGATCTTTAAACTAAGTATCTTGCCAGATGAAATATTTAATATTACCAATAACTTAGAACCACATCATTTAACTAACTACTTAATTGATCTGGCTGCTATGTTTCATAGCTATTATGCTAAACATAGAGTAATTTCTGAAGATAGTGAACTTACTTTAGCCCGGCTCTGCTTATGCAAGGCAATTATGCTTGCTATGAGAAGTGTTTTTAAGATATTGGCTATTCAAGCTCCAGCTAAGATGTAA
- a CDS encoding trypsin-like peptidase domain-containing protein, whose product MKKEYRLSYFIGGILVGIIVSYYWASHLAFDKVKKKLLSSTLLIEQRFPQVDTNQIQYKPPVFQGNLVSAIEKANKAVVNIGIKRQVRIKDPFFDFHDQFFRDFFRDSFEEFSVREFEQTSLGSGIIISKDGYIVTNEHVVRGALGIEIKLLDGRSFPAKIVGSNVDEDVALLKIKSLDLPCAILGNSDQLVVGEWAIAVGNPFGLNHTVTVGVISAKGRELPGVKSFGRIYKGLIQTDASINPGNSGGPLVNELGEVIGINTAIVAQAQGIGFAIPINTVKKVIDKFIEER is encoded by the coding sequence ATGAAGAAGGAATATAGATTATCTTATTTTATCGGAGGTATATTAGTAGGAATTATAGTAAGTTATTATTGGGCATCTCACCTAGCCTTCGATAAAGTAAAGAAAAAATTATTATCCTCAACCTTATTAATTGAACAAAGATTTCCCCAAGTAGACACAAATCAGATACAATACAAACCCCCTGTATTTCAAGGTAATTTAGTAAGCGCTATAGAAAAAGCAAATAAAGCAGTAGTAAATATTGGTATTAAACGACAAGTTAGGATTAAAGATCCTTTCTTTGATTTTCATGATCAATTCTTTAGAGATTTTTTTAGAGATTCTTTTGAAGAATTTTCTGTCCGAGAGTTTGAACAAACTTCTTTAGGTTCAGGTATAATTATTAGTAAAGATGGTTATATCGTTACTAATGAGCATGTTGTTAGGGGTGCTTTGGGTATAGAAATTAAATTGCTTGACGGAAGAAGTTTTCCTGCTAAAATAGTAGGATCTAATGTCGATGAAGACGTAGCTCTTTTAAAGATAAAATCTTTAGATCTTCCTTGTGCTATCTTAGGTAATTCTGATCAGTTAGTAGTAGGAGAATGGGCTATCGCGGTGGGGAATCCATTTGGATTAAATCATACGGTCACGGTAGGAGTGATTAGCGCTAAAGGAAGAGAATTGCCAGGAGTGAAAAGTTTTGGTCGAATTTACAAAGGTCTGATCCAAACTGATGCTTCTATTAATCCAGGAAATAGCGGCGGGCCTTTAGTCAATGAGTTAGGAGAAGTTATAGGTATAAATACAGCTATTGTAGCCCAAGCTCAAGGTATTGGGTTTGCTATTCCTATTAATACCGTCAAAAAAGTCATAGATAAGTTTATAGAAGAGAGATAA
- a CDS encoding ABC transporter permease encodes MKRIRNLNQLKILFFFLGSIIIFFILFPLIKIVITTNPKILWETLNDHVVNQSILLTMYAGLISTLLAFIFGIPLAYCLARYDFKGKEIIEGIIDLPVVIPHTAAGIALLMAFHRNSIVGKIFASLGLEFIGNLSGIIIAMSFVSLPFLINAAKEGFQAVDVKLEKAARTLGANGFYAFSTVSLPLAKRSIISGMMMMWARGISEFGAVLIIAYHPMVAPVLLFERFQSYGLSYAQPVGVILIFISLLIFIILRILLGKRNI; translated from the coding sequence ATGAAGAGGATAAGAAACCTTAACCAGTTAAAGATATTATTCTTCTTTTTAGGTAGCATTATTATCTTTTTTATTCTCTTTCCTTTGATAAAGATAGTAATAACTACTAATCCTAAAATACTATGGGAAACCTTAAATGACCATGTAGTTAACCAGAGCATCTTATTAACTATGTATGCCGGTTTAATCTCTACTTTATTGGCTTTTATTTTTGGCATTCCATTAGCTTATTGTTTAGCTCGTTATGATTTTAAAGGTAAAGAAATTATTGAAGGAATCATTGATCTTCCTGTAGTCATTCCTCATACAGCCGCTGGAATTGCTCTCTTAATGGCTTTTCATCGAAATTCTATAGTTGGCAAGATATTTGCTTCTTTGGGTCTAGAATTTATTGGTAACCTCTCTGGGATAATAATAGCCATGTCTTTTGTGAGTTTGCCTTTTTTAATTAATGCTGCTAAAGAAGGTTTTCAAGCCGTTGATGTAAAATTAGAAAAAGCAGCTCGGACTTTAGGGGCGAATGGATTTTATGCTTTTTCCACTGTTTCTTTGCCTTTGGCTAAAAGGAGTATTATTTCTGGAATGATGATGATGTGGGCCAGAGGAATTAGTGAGTTTGGAGCCGTATTAATTATCGCTTATCATCCGATGGTGGCTCCTGTGTTGTTATTTGAAAGATTTCAATCTTATGGTCTTTCTTATGCTCAGCCAGTAGGAGTAATCTTAATTTTTATTTCTTTGTTAATATTTATTATTCTACGAATACTTCTCGGCAAGAGGAATATATAG
- the wtpA gene encoding tungstate ABC transporter substrate-binding protein WtpA, whose protein sequence is MVIVFLLSGDLKTGQAKDLDKANLIIFHAGSLAGPFKTLEEQFEKAYPDVDVLRESLGSRLAARSVSELDKEADIVAVSDYRVIIDILMPKDTNWYLCWASNQMVIMYSENSKYAKEINSNNWYKILLRKGVNYGHSDPNLDPCGYRSLFVWQLAERYYQLPGLYKKLSQNCPSKNIRPKETDLIALVEIGELDYVFSYSSIAKQHRLSFVKLPDEINLEKIRLKEDYKKASLKISGQKPGTYTKVFGEPIIYALTIPRNAPNKDLAYKFISYLLSKEGEKVFLKSGQSPITPAIVNNLKYLPKELRHLNLVSNKDEEDKKP, encoded by the coding sequence ATGGTCATCGTCTTCTTATTATCAGGAGACTTAAAGACTGGGCAAGCAAAAGATCTTGATAAGGCTAATTTAATCATCTTTCACGCCGGAAGTCTTGCTGGGCCATTTAAAACATTAGAAGAGCAATTTGAGAAAGCGTATCCTGACGTTGATGTCCTAAGAGAATCACTGGGAAGTAGGCTTGCGGCTCGTAGTGTTAGCGAATTAGACAAGGAAGCTGATATAGTGGCTGTCTCTGATTATCGAGTCATTATCGATATCTTAATGCCTAAGGATACTAACTGGTATTTATGCTGGGCTAGTAATCAAATGGTCATTATGTATTCAGAGAATAGTAAGTATGCCAAGGAGATTAATTCTAATAACTGGTATAAAATTTTGCTTAGAAAAGGAGTTAATTATGGACATTCTGATCCTAACTTAGATCCTTGTGGATATAGAAGCTTATTTGTTTGGCAATTAGCCGAAAGGTATTATCAATTACCTGGTTTATATAAAAAATTATCTCAAAATTGTCCTTCTAAGAATATAAGACCTAAAGAAACAGATTTAATTGCCTTAGTAGAAATAGGAGAGTTAGATTATGTCTTTAGCTATTCTTCGATAGCCAAACAACATCGTCTTTCTTTTGTAAAATTACCAGATGAGATAAATTTAGAAAAGATAAGACTAAAAGAAGACTATAAAAAAGCTTCTTTAAAGATTTCTGGTCAGAAGCCAGGAACTTACACCAAGGTTTTTGGCGAACCTATTATCTATGCCCTCACCATTCCTAGAAATGCCCCCAACAAAGACTTGGCTTATAAATTTATTAGTTATTTATTAAGTAAAGAAGGTGAGAAAGTGTTCCTAAAATCTGGTCAATCGCCGATAACGCCAGCCATTGTTAATAATTTAAAATATCTTCCTAAAGAATTAAGACATCTTAATCTAGTTTCCAACAAAGATGAAGAGGATAAGAAACCTTAA
- a CDS encoding HEAT repeat domain-containing protein — protein sequence MLNRSKEREEYYKKKEEEMLKELIKHKEVKREKFYKKEEENKDERIKLFLKIIKDPRNSIEFRWKAKMKLVEIREPTVLPLIDELSCQNHEVRYFAAVALGEIGDLRAVEPLIERLKDKWELVRNYAAESLGRLKDKRAIPPLLEIFYNEQESEEVRFNVKKALETLEYNFEEDKINQRK from the coding sequence ATGTTGAATCGATCCAAAGAAAGAGAAGAGTATTATAAAAAGAAAGAAGAAGAGATGTTGAAGGAATTAATTAAGCATAAAGAAGTTAAGAGAGAAAAATTTTACAAAAAAGAAGAAGAAAATAAGGACGAGAGAATAAAGTTGTTCCTTAAGATTATCAAAGATCCTCGAAATTCTATTGAATTTCGCTGGAAAGCTAAGATGAAGTTAGTTGAAATTAGAGAACCCACAGTGTTACCTTTAATTGATGAATTAAGTTGCCAAAATCATGAAGTTCGGTATTTTGCGGCGGTGGCTTTAGGTGAAATTGGAGATCTTAGAGCGGTAGAGCCATTAATAGAAAGATTAAAGGATAAATGGGAATTAGTAAGAAATTATGCCGCGGAAAGCTTAGGAAGACTAAAGGATAAAAGAGCTATTCCTCCTCTTTTAGAGATATTTTATAACGAACAAGAATCTGAAGAAGTAAGATTTAATGTTAAGAAAGCCTTAGAAACTTTAGAATATAATTTTGAAGAAGATAAGATCAATCAAAGGAAATAA
- a CDS encoding DUF3307 domain-containing protein, which produces MEIFLSYRLLLAHFLADFPFQTKKIFEWKIKNNYGILIHSGIFAATAAILCYPYLISMRMWLAVIFCWLTHFLIDKSKVNFFFRYQSDNLFIFGLDQCLHILVIWAISYLDIFGLSSVRVSGHLLSWEVLNKTYQSNEFILGLSIFIVATYGGNILIPYLKKIFFQEIGETITVSYIYYNMAERAGITFLSSFLPSYFLLVIPFLFILRKFLKKGNHKRDFLVNVLVSLTLGIILKISLI; this is translated from the coding sequence ATGGAAATATTCTTATCTTATCGACTTTTATTAGCCCATTTTTTAGCTGATTTTCCTTTTCAGACTAAGAAGATCTTTGAATGGAAAATCAAAAATAATTATGGTATCCTTATTCATAGTGGAATCTTTGCCGCTACTGCTGCTATCTTGTGTTATCCATATTTAATCTCTATGCGAATGTGGTTAGCGGTTATATTTTGTTGGCTAACTCATTTTCTCATCGATAAATCTAAGGTTAATTTCTTCTTTAGGTATCAAAGTGATAATTTATTTATCTTTGGACTTGATCAATGTTTGCATATTTTAGTAATTTGGGCCATATCTTACTTAGATATCTTTGGTCTTTCTTCAGTAAGGGTATCTGGTCATCTTCTCTCCTGGGAAGTATTAAATAAGACTTATCAGAGCAACGAATTTATCCTTGGTCTGAGTATTTTTATTGTAGCTACCTACGGAGGGAATATATTGATACCTTATCTAAAAAAGATATTTTTTCAAGAGATAGGAGAGACCATTACGGTTAGTTATATCTATTATAATATGGCCGAAAGAGCAGGAATTACTTTCTTATCAAGCTTTTTACCTTCATATTTTTTGTTAGTTATTCCATTCTTGTTTATTTTAAGAAAATTTTTAAAAAAGGGTAACCATAAAAGAGATTTCTTAGTTAATGTGTTAGTTAGTCTGACTTTAGGTATTATATTAAAAATATCCTTAATTTAG
- a CDS encoding adenylate/guanylate cyclase domain-containing protein: MKKRAKFILHGIIISLAMACLIYFITSHIYIFEDFEFKTLDLRFKLRGKTQAEKNKEIIFEDIVIVDIDEISLDKLGKFYDWPRSYHGQALNYISLGEPKAIGFDILFIEEDKDITQDQALCADTMKARKVVHSYFMGGKEKDEVVNLRKESFFKNFSYPMKERGKVDLLKNKFASLPIPSLTEASGGLGYLDTMPDDDGIVRNTYLIKEYKGRVYPSFALEIIRLYLGAKKEEVEILLGKYIKIKEIKIPIDKTGRMLINYKGPTPSYRYISYHWVLEKRVPCEVFKDKIVLFGTSAPGLMDLRSSPFSPAYPGVEIHANIIKNIKDNTYLVKVSEKAILCLVIFLGILVGFFSASLSLMIGILVVFLILLSYLILILYYFNALNIWLPCVQPLMVIFFSFLGNWIYRYRFEEKEKKKIRSIFEKYVSFGIVNEILNNPEGLKLGGEKKEVTILFSDIRKFTTMSEQLLPEKVVFILNRYFTSMSKIIFEYEGTLDKFIGDGIMAFYGAPIYTPDHTKKAVFTALKMREELKRLNEEFKREDISALNIGIGINTGEVVVGNIGSKERMEYTVIGDNVNLCSRLQSLSQEGQIIISESTYQKIKDLVEVVKLEAVKVKGKKDFIQVYEVIKLKE, encoded by the coding sequence ATGAAAAAAAGAGCTAAATTTATTCTTCACGGAATTATCATAAGCCTGGCAATGGCTTGTTTAATTTACTTTATCACTAGTCATATTTACATATTTGAAGATTTTGAATTTAAGACCTTAGATTTAAGATTTAAACTTCGTGGAAAGACTCAGGCGGAGAAAAACAAGGAAATAATCTTTGAAGATATAGTTATTGTTGATATTGATGAGATTTCTCTTGATAAGTTAGGTAAATTTTATGACTGGCCACGTTCTTATCATGGACAGGCTCTAAATTATATAAGCTTAGGAGAGCCAAAAGCGATAGGATTTGATATCTTATTTATCGAAGAGGATAAAGATATAACCCAAGATCAAGCTCTCTGTGCCGATACAATGAAAGCCAGAAAGGTAGTTCATTCTTATTTTATGGGGGGAAAAGAAAAAGACGAAGTAGTAAACCTTAGAAAAGAAAGTTTCTTTAAAAATTTTTCATATCCAATGAAAGAACGAGGAAAAGTAGATCTATTAAAGAATAAATTTGCTTCTTTACCTATTCCTTCTTTGACAGAAGCTAGCGGCGGTTTAGGTTATCTGGATACCATGCCTGATGATGATGGAATTGTTAGAAATACTTATTTAATTAAAGAATATAAGGGCCGGGTCTACCCAAGTTTTGCCTTAGAAATTATTAGATTATATTTAGGAGCCAAGAAGGAGGAAGTAGAAATTCTTTTAGGAAAATATATTAAAATTAAGGAGATAAAGATACCCATAGACAAGACAGGTCGAATGCTTATTAATTATAAAGGCCCAACTCCTTCCTATCGTTATATTTCTTATCATTGGGTATTAGAAAAAAGAGTTCCTTGTGAGGTCTTTAAAGATAAAATAGTCTTATTTGGAACTTCAGCTCCTGGCTTAATGGACCTTCGCTCTTCTCCTTTTTCTCCAGCTTATCCAGGGGTAGAAATCCATGCTAATATTATTAAGAATATAAAAGATAATACTTACTTAGTTAAAGTTAGTGAAAAGGCTATTCTTTGTTTAGTTATCTTTTTAGGAATCTTAGTTGGTTTTTTTTCTGCCTCTTTAAGTTTAATGATTGGCATTCTGGTAGTCTTCTTAATATTATTATCTTATCTTATCCTTATCCTTTACTATTTTAACGCTTTAAATATTTGGCTACCTTGTGTCCAACCACTGATGGTTATCTTTTTTTCTTTTTTAGGAAATTGGATTTATCGATATCGGTTTGAAGAAAAAGAGAAGAAAAAGATAAGGAGTATCTTTGAAAAGTATGTTAGTTTTGGCATAGTCAATGAAATCTTAAATAACCCAGAAGGACTAAAATTAGGAGGAGAAAAGAAAGAAGTAACCATTTTATTTTCTGATATCCGGAAATTTACTACTATGTCAGAACAACTTTTACCCGAGAAAGTAGTCTTTATCTTAAATAGGTATTTTACCTCTATGTCTAAGATTATCTTTGAATACGAAGGAACCTTAGATAAGTTTATAGGAGATGGAATTATGGCTTTTTATGGAGCGCCTATTTATACTCCCGACCATACCAAGAAAGCTGTCTTTACAGCTCTTAAGATGAGAGAAGAACTTAAAAGACTTAATGAAGAATTTAAAAGAGAAGATATATCAGCTCTTAATATTGGCATTGGAATTAATACCGGAGAAGTGGTGGTGGGAAATATTGGCTCAAAAGAACGGATGGAATATACAGTGATTGGCGATAATGTTAATCTATGCTCAAGATTACAGTCTCTTAGCCAAGAGGGGCAGATAATTATTAGTGAAAGTACTTATCAAAAAATAAAAGATTTGGTGGAAGTAGTTAAGTTAGAGGCAGTTAAGGTTAAAGGAAAAAAAGACTTTATTCAAGTATACGAGGTCATTAAATTAAAAGAATAA
- a CDS encoding FecR family protein: MINLTKEKLIILMTIFVFIFGISVVCAQETPGERIEEQKVLTIPAEKINPAKEIKEKPQIPQIKEEVKKEEVKKVEKVLKLSLPAKITFLAGSAKVKKAGEEKWILAKLNMDLKPLDEIRTGYDSQVVVTLNNEDKVTVKSNTHIVLALSEKEEKGSWSATIKLWLGEIRSHVEGLRERQGKYQVETLQAVAGVRGTDFIVCEGLDEMTNVVCLDGEVEVNDLVFNEKVILSKGQVTTVSLDQKPTPPRNLNEEELIKYGLVEKKAEEKEIKEEKAAEETEKALEEPKKKGKPAWRKNVSLTGEYGTEVIDGKLYQRISFQPEFCLGKVGVGLDGFILIDKDNKIRKEDWDEASDILEKVIYVRYGQPREPFYIRLGGISNVTLGHGMIMNKYSNLIKYPNVRKKGVELGINSRMLGLEGIVDDLNKTNIYGIRAYARPLVDRKTLFLLNKVTFGGTYCVDRDPKGDNKELVIKGFDVELPLKEGKILNVILYADIAEIKDHGKGSAIPGLLIKLPMAMFKAEYRTMDQDFIPGYFNYLYDLERDTKKDTLQSSNKAKKGVYAEFSSNIFDFVSMSAYYEDYNETNPNLSAKVKLLKKIVPQITLAEASYFQDDVTRLKLKTEKTYIEWKVGYSLSGPVSLVYVYTQTYKKENGELKPVRNIALSTRVDF, encoded by the coding sequence ATGATAAACTTAACTAAAGAAAAGTTAATTATTTTAATGACCATTTTTGTCTTTATCTTTGGGATTAGCGTAGTTTGTGCCCAAGAAACACCAGGAGAAAGGATTGAGGAACAAAAAGTTTTAACTATTCCTGCTGAGAAAATAAATCCTGCCAAAGAAATAAAAGAAAAGCCTCAAATTCCTCAAATTAAAGAAGAAGTAAAGAAAGAAGAAGTTAAAAAGGTAGAAAAAGTACTCAAGCTTTCCCTACCGGCTAAGATTACTTTTTTAGCTGGATCAGCAAAAGTAAAGAAAGCAGGGGAAGAGAAGTGGATTTTAGCCAAGTTAAATATGGATTTAAAGCCTTTAGATGAAATTCGTACCGGTTATGATTCTCAGGTAGTGGTTACTTTAAATAATGAAGATAAGGTTACGGTGAAATCTAATACTCATATAGTTTTAGCTCTGTCAGAGAAAGAAGAAAAAGGTTCTTGGTCGGCAACCATTAAACTTTGGTTAGGAGAGATAAGATCTCATGTGGAAGGACTTAGGGAACGTCAAGGTAAGTATCAAGTAGAAACATTACAAGCAGTAGCTGGTGTTAGAGGTACAGATTTTATTGTCTGCGAAGGTTTGGATGAGATGACCAATGTAGTTTGTTTAGATGGAGAGGTAGAAGTAAATGATTTAGTCTTTAACGAAAAAGTTATCTTATCTAAAGGTCAAGTTACTACGGTAAGTTTAGACCAAAAACCAACACCTCCTAGAAATCTTAATGAAGAGGAGCTAATAAAGTATGGTCTTGTTGAAAAGAAAGCTGAAGAAAAAGAGATAAAAGAAGAAAAAGCAGCTGAAGAAACAGAAAAAGCTTTAGAAGAGCCAAAGAAAAAAGGAAAACCTGCCTGGAGAAAAAATGTTAGCTTAACAGGAGAGTATGGGACTGAGGTAATAGATGGAAAACTATATCAACGGATTTCATTTCAACCTGAGTTTTGTTTAGGAAAGGTAGGCGTGGGTTTAGATGGCTTTATTCTTATTGATAAGGATAATAAGATCAGGAAGGAAGATTGGGATGAGGCTTCAGATATTTTAGAGAAAGTCATCTACGTTCGTTATGGGCAGCCGAGAGAGCCTTTTTATATAAGACTTGGGGGCATAAGTAATGTTACCTTAGGACACGGCATGATTATGAATAAGTATTCTAATCTAATTAAGTATCCTAATGTGAGAAAAAAAGGAGTAGAATTAGGGATAAACAGCAGAATGTTAGGATTAGAGGGCATAGTTGACGATCTAAATAAGACCAATATTTATGGGATAAGAGCTTACGCAAGACCATTGGTCGACAGGAAGACTCTCTTCTTGTTAAATAAAGTTACTTTTGGAGGAACTTATTGTGTAGATAGAGATCCTAAAGGTGACAATAAAGAATTAGTTATTAAAGGTTTTGATGTGGAGTTGCCCTTAAAAGAAGGTAAAATTTTAAATGTTATTCTTTATGCAGATATAGCTGAGATAAAAGACCATGGAAAAGGTAGCGCTATTCCTGGATTGTTAATAAAGCTTCCAATGGCCATGTTTAAAGCTGAGTATAGAACTATGGATCAAGACTTTATTCCAGGATATTTTAATTATCTCTATGATCTAGAAAGAGATACCAAGAAAGATACTCTTCAGTCAAGCAATAAGGCAAAAAAAGGTGTTTATGCCGAGTTTTCCTCAAATATCTTTGACTTTGTTTCTATGAGTGCTTATTATGAAGATTATAATGAGACCAATCCTAACTTATCGGCAAAAGTAAAGCTACTTAAAAAGATAGTGCCTCAAATAACTTTAGCAGAAGCTTCTTATTTTCAAGATGATGTTACTCGGCTAAAGCTTAAGACAGAAAAGACTTATATTGAATGGAAGGTAGGTTATAGCCTTTCTGGTCCGGTGAGTTTAGTCTATGTTTATACTCAAACTTATAAAAAGGAAAACGGTGAGTTAAAGCCGGTAAGAAACATAGCCTTGTCTACGAGGGTAGACTTTTAA